A genomic region of Thermodesulfobacteriota bacterium contains the following coding sequences:
- a CDS encoding enoyl-CoA hydratase/isomerase family protein codes for MSIVDLTLEGTVAVITMNNGENRQNLAFARAMGKAIDDALANESVTAIVITSAGDKYFSAGVDLEWMMDRFSNSAPDDMRAFMYGMNEVFKKCLLAPVPVIAAINGHAFGNGAILSCACDFRFMKSDRGYFCFPEVDVSIPFLPGMVAFVKKALPYYKFNEMKLTGRRVSAPELEAHHIIEKACADKDNLMAEALAFAKTFNKKRGIFGEHKRRLHRHIIDIMDKEDPEYIEPLNLMM; via the coding sequence ATGAGTATCGTTGATCTGACCCTGGAGGGCACGGTCGCCGTCATTACCATGAACAATGGTGAGAACCGGCAGAACCTGGCCTTTGCCCGGGCCATGGGCAAGGCCATTGACGACGCCCTGGCCAATGAATCCGTCACCGCCATTGTCATTACGTCCGCGGGCGACAAATATTTTTCCGCCGGCGTTGACCTGGAATGGATGATGGACCGGTTTTCAAACAGCGCGCCGGACGATATGCGGGCCTTTATGTACGGCATGAACGAAGTGTTTAAAAAATGCCTGCTGGCACCCGTTCCCGTGATCGCGGCCATCAACGGCCATGCCTTCGGCAACGGGGCCATCCTGTCCTGCGCCTGTGATTTCCGGTTCATGAAGTCGGACCGGGGCTATTTCTGTTTTCCGGAAGTGGACGTCAGTATTCCTTTTCTGCCCGGGATGGTGGCCTTTGTCAAAAAAGCCCTTCCTTATTACAAGTTCAACGAAATGAAACTGACCGGCAGAAGGGTCTCCGCGCCGGAACTGGAGGCGCATCATATTATTGAAAAAGCCTGTGCCGATAAAGACAACCTCATGGCCGAAGCCCTGGCCTTCGCGAAAACCTTCAATAAAAAAAGAGGGATCTTCGGTGAGCACAAGCGCCGGCTGCACCGGCATATCATTGACATCATGGACAAGGAAGACCCGGAATATATCGAACCCCTGAACCTGATGATGTAA